The following nucleotide sequence is from Pangasianodon hypophthalmus isolate fPanHyp1 chromosome 8, fPanHyp1.pri, whole genome shotgun sequence.
TATGTCAGACTTGTAACGCTGGAATTGCTCAGATCAAGTTACATCAGCGAGCATGATGACTAAAGCTTACGCCTTCAAACAGCTAATGAAGCTGCTCCTATTGGGACAGTTCATCATGTTgacataaaatcattttaacaaaGCTGACACATGTATTaattgatgtttatttaaatgttaactaCTTAAGCGCATTTGATTTAGCCCATTTTTAACCATACATGATTTAAGAATAGTCTATATAAACTAGCATAAACTAAATTACAACACTAACTGTTAATGGTCAGCTGGACTCAGATCTCCTGGTGTAATTATCAGAAGCCATCATTCAGCCTCAattatgaattaatgaattttgCCAATTACCATCATAAGCATATGAAATGAAGGCATCAGTTCATTAGATTGTTGGTGATGTTATGAAATCACAGATGCAATGGATACTAATGCgggatggataaaaaaaaaaaaatacacacacacacacaatcaaaataAACCAAAGAGCAGGCAAAGGGTTAGGCAGTGTGTGCAACAGGACTATTCCAGAGAGCAAAGTATTAAaccaaaacaaagtcaaaaccaGAACAGACCGATAAAGAATAACATGGCTCAGTACGGGTGAGTACTCAGTGACCTGCAAGTGCGAATAATCAGAAGTCAGGCAACCTTAAATATGGCCAGGTCATGTGACCGAGTATCAGTGGACTGAGGATTGTAGAGAATGTAGTGCTCTGATGCTTCAGCGGAAGATGGCAGAGGTGCACGTGAGAGgtgattttactttttatttctgtagagaacatactgtacattggTTAATGCAGTGTTTGTTATTTGGCTTATTTgggttattattttaaaaaaaaaagcatcagttGATACAAGTGTTAAGTATTTTCTTCTCATTATCTATAGTTTCTTAATGCTGCAGATTATGATTGCTGAAAATAatgttataccacagagctgttgaattcttgattctaattagtcagaaggtgtttaattttctattacagcagctctgacagcagttccagctgcaaggcaaatcagaagtttacattaatgcgcttgttctatgtaatacattatcatttgtGTAATGTATCTGGttagctgtttttttgtgaggaTATGTCCATTTAGCATTTTCAGAAggggtctccagtgtcagcgctttgtaacagcttGAAAATATGctacaaaaaaacatacaaggtgaaatgaaggaaaatgtaTTTCTCTTTGTATAAATTGATGAAGGCTAAGTGCAATCCTCTTAACCAGTGcaatcctctttttttttttttggattcacAGTCGAGGGCGGTGCCTACGCGCTTAGCAAGGCCAGTGGTAGTCGTGCAGATCCGTGACAACTCTCTGGCACATCAGGATGGTCTGCCCAACCTGCCAGTGCCACCGCTCAGACAGACATGCGAACGCTACATGGCTGCACTCGAACCACTCGTGTCTGAGGAGGAGCTGGACCACACACGCCAGCTCATGGCTGAGTTCCTGTCCTCCGGTGGCGTCGGGGAAAGGCTGCAGAAAGGACTGGAGAGACGAGCACGCAAAACTGAGAACTGGGTACATAATGTAGCTAACTGTGTCAGGATTGCCAGATTGGATTGagtgttttgttattatttaaaagccACCAGTTCATTGTAATCCTTGCCCAGTGACATCCAGTTCTGGGAAATTATAACCCAAACCAAATTGTAACTAAATGAGTGAACTAGCAACAACAATGCAGcgtaattaagtaattaactAACCAAGTTGTATGTACTAGACCAAGGACAACAAAATGGCCCAAAATGACCAATCTAGCAGCGCTGGATTATGTGTGAGTGAATCCTTTTCCTCATTCTAATTACTGTTCACGTAAATTATATGATTGTGTGATGCAGCTCTCTGATTGGTGGATGCAGTCAGCCTACTTAGACTCTCGTATGCCAATCCCAGTGTACACCAGCCCTGGCGTGGTTTTGCCTCAAATGCACTTCCAGGATCGCCAGGGACAGATGAGGTACCATGTATTTCAGACACTTCACTATtaagataaatatatattacacttTGTGTTCTGTTTACTACAATGGCTGTTCTGATCCAGATGATCTCGTAtgattttatagcaataaaaataaacatacaaaacCCATATAAGATATGACATGAACATATAACACATTACCAGTTTAACATAAGAGTTAAAATAAGgaattgtaattaattttgcATGATGCTAATGcctatagaatagaatagattagGATTAAAAAGAGTATAATTGAATTACAAAGAGAAGATTACAGTATAATAGAGTAGAAGtaaagaaaaatttaaattaatagaaTAAAGTATAATTGAATTATATCCATTAGATTACAATAGAATTGAACAGAATGTAAAAGAGAGTAAATCAGAATAATCAGTTAGATCAGAATAAACAATAGTAGAGTAgaatttaatgttaaatagaataatataattaaattaaaaaagagtaGATTATAGTGGAGTAGAATTTAAAAGTGTTGAATGGAATAAAATttcttttgaagaaaaaaaaaacagaacagttgAATTACAATGAGTAGATTACAATGggcagtggttaagacattaatcagaaggttgtgagttcaaatcccagcactgccaagctgccacttctgggcccttgagcaaggcccttaaccctcaactgctcagttttataaatgagataaatgtaagtcactctggaaaagggcgtctgccaaatgctgtaaatgtaaatataacaatggaatagaatagagatTCATTCACACTTTTATTTCCGTCTACACATTAAACCAACATAAAAACGTTAGTTATTGCTCAACACAATGCTCTGTGCTCTTGGAGAGGACATATACTGCTGGATATTATTGATATCTGCAGTGTTGAGTTGCACACTGACCTTTACACAGACGTCTCCTTTTCCTGCTGCTATTTTAAGCACACTTTGATGCCCATGGTCACTTTTAACACCACGGTTAAACCCAAACAGTGTATGGACAAATCCAGTGGACTTACACTTCAGTCATGTTCTCTGTTTAGACTTACCCCTAAATTTTTTCACTCACCATGAACCTTGTCCTTTGGGCTGTGTTGTTTGCACACGAGTTACACACGCAGCTAAGCATGCAACAGTTACATGGCCCACAGATTTAAATCTGATCAAACGCTCTGTTGACCAACATCACGGGGAAAGATATTCTTAGATGTTAGAGTTGATTAGCATAAATTCTACTATTAGGATATGAGCAAAATAAGATTTTAGGGCATACTTACTTTAGTATTAACACATTTGTTAGTCCTCATTTATCCTTCATTATCCTTCAAACCGTaggcacattttctttacaggagagttTATCACATtgacattacattattattccAACAAGTCAAAGTAATGAATTAAAAGCGTGATGAATGGCTTCATTAAACTGTGCACACAAGTAACTGTAGgagcatgatataaaaaaaataaaataaattgcaaaataataggatgtgctggattaAGTGCTATTTtgtaagctgctgaataatgagggtggaagccatattgtaaaatgaaaccaaatttgcagtgatttatgtgataattacattaagtactattcatgcagcaagaTATTGTCAATACTTGACTACTGTTAGATggttatttcaatgcttgccatctcCTCAACCAtatatcatctttttttttttttccaattgtctcttgcttatttaacatttaacatttaacagcaGTGACcatctgcattttctatccacTGATTGTTTAAGGCTTAAaagcaagtgcttgtgtttaaaagaaGCAATTTTGGAAAACCCTGTCTCAGGTACCTTTATTCaagaaaatctggcaacctcagaggcaTGAAATATATGtaggtgatttgcataatctgaaggGGGAGACAAGAAAATTTACTTAAGCATGTGTATacaaagtttatcttatcttatcttatcttatcttatttatcttattttatcttatttatcttatcttattttatcttatcttgtATAGACAGAATCTGAATACGAGCAACTTtccttgcataaatattaacattttggaCTTAAATCACTGACGCTGAATATGGCCCTATATTCTTACTTTATAAATTACATATTCATGTATTATATGCCCCCATATATATTTATGGGGGCATTCGTGGCCTGAAGgtaggtgaacctgaaggttgtgggttcgagtctcgggtccggcagggattgtaggtggggggagtgaatgaccagcactctcttccaccctcaataccatgactgaggtgagacccttgagcaaggcaccgaacccctaACTGCTCctcgggcgccgcagcaaaaaaggctgcccgctgctccgggtgtgtgttcacggtgtgtgtgtgtgttcactactgtgtgcgtgcacttggatgggttaaatgcagagcacaatttccgagtatgggtcaccatacttggctacacgtcacgTCACTTTACTTCACTTCACATATAGTACCCATTTTTTGTCAGGAATAACACTCAACTAGAACAATATTTTGCAAATTTGGCAAATAATTATAATGTCAAACTATTAATCCTAAATATTTTGATCTTAATTATTGTCTACATTTTAGTGATGTTCTTGCTTTGTGTGTTGgccattttgaatattttaaaacttattGAGCTCTGATGGTTCTGTGTCGACGTCACACTtcattttttccaaatgtgGGCACTCTACTATAATTAACGGTGGTTACTGCACTATGGAACTATGTGATTCGAGACGCACAGTCTGTTCTGCCTGTGCAGGTTTGCTGCCAAACTGATTGCAGGAGTTTTGGACTTCAAACGAATGATTGATAGGTGAGTCTTAATTGTCTGAGCCAGAAGACCtgattactttttaattttttggatTGCGGTTTCCAATTTGCATATCTCCTGTTGCAGTGAAACACTACCTGTTGAGTATTTGGGAGGAAAGCCATTGTGCATGGACCAGTATTACCAGGTGCTGTCATCATGTCGAATACCAGGACCGAAGAAAGACACTATGGTGAACCACGCCATTGGAAAGACGCCACCAACTCACATCACGGTGGTTCACAATTTTCAGGTAACCTTCTGCAGAAATGTCTAGACTGTAACAAAACCAACTGTAATCACAGATATTGTGTAAATATCTCTCACTTGCACTcacccctgtctctctcttctttcaagttttttgttttggatGTATACAATAGCGACGGCACGCCTCTGACGGTGGATCAGCTCTACATGCAGTTGGAGAAGATCTGGAATTCTTCTTTACAGACCAATAAAGAGCCCATTGGCATTCTCACCTCGAACCACCGCAACACCTGGGGCAAAGCCTACAACAACCTCATCAAGGGTGATCTATACCTACACTGCTCAGCTAACTTAGCTTGATTCATTATTTACATGTGCAGCATGTGATTTAAATGAACTGACAatgttttgtggtgtttttgttcTATAGACAAAACGAATAAAGAGTCTGTACGGGCGATCCAGAAGAGCATCTTCTTAGTGTGCCTGGACGCCCCGATGCCCCGTGCGTCAGATGAGATCTACTACAGTAAAGTGGCTGCACAGATGCTGCATGGAGGAGGAAGCCGCTGGAACAGTGGGAACCGCTGGTTTGATAAAACACTACAGGTTTGTGATGgagttcaacacacacacacacacacacacacacacacaaacgcacacacacaccctgcagtCTTACATGTATgtgcatttatatatacaaaaaaatctgattcataataatttaaaatagtcCAATTCATCAACATGTTTACTTAAGTAATCTGTTATTGGGAAGATTCCAGGTCTACatgtaaaaatcaataaatttcACTATTGTAGAAAAATGacagataaaatgtatacaTGCGCCAAATAAGCAGATTATTAGCTGTATAAATATCATAGTATGCTGTTTTATTTGACCCACTTAAATATTCTGGAAATATATTCTGACCATATTATTAGTGAGCATGGGTATACACACGCTGCTCTGGGAACTTATATACGTATATGTTTATGGTGTTAACTGTCTCATTTTACTTCTCCACAGTTTATAGTGGGCGAGGATGGATCATGTGGACTGACGTATGAGCATGCTCCTGCTGAGGGACCTCCCATTGTGTTCCTAGTGGACCATGTGGTGGAATATATGTAAGGCAGAATCCATTTCTGGTATAATAatatgtgggtgtgtctgtctGGGTAAGCTGCTAAAAGGTTGAGTTTACTGTGACAACCAAAGAGAAAGTATCAATAAGAGATTGACGATGAAGGTCATAACAACATACCATGGTGCacttgaattctcgaatcttattggtcagaaggtgttgattaatattgtgtaacagcagctctgacagtagttttaattcaaatcacgagtttatattcatgcactcattctaatatgttatcatttctagagtaacaacttacacagggacttgtatgatggaaaCTCCAACtcataataaacaatttaaaaaatatgttatttaacaaagaaaaataatcattgatatggtgaagttttctgtaaggaggcatttatttaataattatggaAGAGGTCTCGTGTGTCTTTAGCGTCAGCACTAAACTGCTGCTATAATATTAAacgataacaggaagtaacgtgTTTCATCGATGTtccattgctgtggtattaaagGAGTAGAActcttcaggacatgctgttatgagaaaataatcaactttgattTGCAAAACCTTTTGACATATTGTACAAATAATCAGCCGAGATATGTTGGGTGTCCAGCCTTTGCTGCTTACCCAAAAtattttcagtgaaaatgtgtcACATACAGTTtgtttaggacacagtgtgacTTACTGTAATCcttaaacatgaacaaaatgttgctgttttgtCAAAACCATGTAACATTATCGTGGCAGCTAAATATATGGACAGTCAAAATGACTTCCTTGATGTAATTTGGTGCAAGACAGGAAGAGACGTGGTGGTCATGTTTGCATGATTGAAGTTTCGCAGCTGTcgctttttaaaagttttatgcactaaaatttattcaaattataatataattttactatATAATTGTTTGtgatattttacaaaattgttTATTCTGAAATTAAATTATGAGATTTATGAGAATAATGTCATTTCAAACAAATACATGAAGGTGATCTGAGCAAGGatttatggaaaagattttgggtAAGATAGACTTCTTTTATTTGTTATCTattaattagattaaaaaaGGCAATTAAGAACTAAAGAAATAAGAACTTTCATCACGTTGGACACTGAACACATCTTTGCTGATGTGGAAAATTGTATAAATTAGATTACAGTGTGCTAACTGACATGTGAATGTTGTAAAACGTTTAATGTCTTTAACTTGTTTGTAACAGGAAGAAAACTGAGATGGTGCGAACCCCTATGATTCCACTCTCCATGCCGCAGAAGCTGCGCTTTAACATCACACCTGAAATCAAAAAGGACATCGAGAAAGCCAAGCAGAACATGAATATGTGAGCCCTTTTCATCATGCTATTTCCATCATGCTATTTGGGATTAACTTCTGCAAAAGAATTAATGAGGCAATGTAGAGCAGAGTTGAGTATAAAGCACTCTGTTCATTATCCAATAAATGATTCATGTGTTGTAATTGGAGTCCATCTATTTTGCAGAATGGTGCAGGACCTGGACGTGCGAGTGCTCAACTTCTCGCACTATGGGAGGAAATACCTCAAGTCATATAATACGAGCCCAGACGCTTTCATCCAAATGGCCCTCCAGCTGGCATATTACAGGTGTGTCAGGGTGCTATCTGCTAAACATAGTAGCAATCATCATGAAATATCGTTTAGACATTTTGTGAGCATTTGCAAGATTGTATGATTAACAAAGTTACCTTTTGTAAAAGAACTGATCCTCGACATTCTGTAACCCAGGGCACGTGTCATCTAGTGGTCTTGTTGCATATTTCAAGGTCGTTGTATTAAATCTTTCTTGTTTCGTTGCTGCATTAGGATCTACAATGTTTGCTGCCCCACATATGAGAGCGCCTCCCTACGCATGTTTAAACTGGGCAGAACAGAGGCCATCCGCTCCACCTCCACTGAGTCGCTCAAATTCGTACAAGCCATGGATGACAATTCTAAACAGGTCAGGCAAAGTATGCAGGATGGTTGTGATACTACATGCCTTACATAAATTctaaattaaaccaaacagTGTTtctagcttgttttttttatatattggcAGTCAAAGGTTTTTGAACACtctatatttttgcatttgcataCCAAGCAGTATGCTCATTTTCAATCTAAAATCTATCCAAAATACTTAAGTAAGCAGTAGAAcaagcactgaaaaaaatatttgtgatgtagTTTACTTACTTTATTGAACTATCTAGATCTAAGAAGAAAAGACCCAGATCGTATGAGTCTTTTATCTGTAGGTGTAATGGATTTATCATCTAGATGTCCTGCCTTAGATAAAGTATTAGAGTAACATTAGAATCTGATTTGTGCAAGATAATGTCTTTTAATCCAAAATCTTTGATGGACTgcttgattattatttttttgtaatcaaTTGCCATTCAGCGGGTCCAGGGAgggctagtggttaggccacagcgctctcaccactgcggcccgggtttgattcccagccactggggttgcgttcaacagtgcactcccattgccagtcccaagcccggataaaattggggagggttgcatcaggaagggcatccgacgtaaaaactgtgccaaatcaaatatgcggaccaatgatccgctgtggcaacccccTAACAgggggagcagctgaaagagggaCAATTGCCATTCAGTGCCTTTTTGTTCTGTCTTTGaagtaataatgattaaataatgaataaaacatgacagagcatGATTTTGTAGGAAAACAAGCAATGACTGGGTGTTGTGATGCAACCTGACATGAAGTGGAATTTCTATTACCACctgaaagttgattatttttcttgtaacagcatgccccaaagtgttttattcctcttataccacaccaatgtcaacgattacaatttttaaaatttattacctgtctctttttatttactgttatttactgttacaaagcactgacactggagactccgcCATACTAGTCCCTGTGTAAGCGGTTACTATTATAACAATGACATATTAATGGAAACTATGGAGTctgaactactgtcagtgctgctcttacagaaaattaatcaacactttctgaccaatgagaattgagaattcaacagcactgtggtataaactgtaataaaccaTAAATTATCACCTTGATGTGAACTTGTGGAGATCTTTTATATTAACTGGttacattataataaaatcAGCAGTTATTACTTGACAATTATGTGTAACTCTTTGGCAGAACGCAGAGAAAATGGCCCTGCTGGAGAAGGCCATCAGCGCCCATCGAGATTACACACACATGGTAGGAGTCTTATAATAGATTAACACACTgaattttattaacaaaaatgttgcaaATTAACTGAATCTCTGGAATACAATCTGTCAATACTCAGGCCATTCACGGTCAGGCAATAGACAGACATCTGCTGGGGCTGAAGATGCAAAGCATTGAGGATCTGACTTCTCTCCCGGAAATCTTCATGGACACTTCGTATGCCGTGGCCATGCATTTCAACCTCTTGACCAGCCaagtatgtgattttttttttaaatcttttattgtGGCTGAAGATCTAAAAATAGCTAGAAAAGTCCAGTCACAAGTATATAGCTTCAATGaaaaacattaatgtaactAATACTAATTAGACAGTTTATAAGTGAGGACaagttaggatttttttttaatgagtggcCATTTTCATCTCACTATTTTTTTCATTGGGATGAGTGATTATGAATGGTCCTGATGTGGAGGGAACCTATTTGTAATGTAGTATGTGCTGTTTGTGCAACTGTGGGCAAAAAGCAACATTAAGCAGTAAGTGTGGTGTGACTGCTATTTAATAATTAGACGTTCCTCCAAAAACAAGACCAGATGCTATCCTCTTGTCTTCCATTAGCAAATCCATGGTGCTAAAATTTACATAGTTAGATGAAGCGTAATTAAATGCTCCTAAATGCCTGTTCCCTTTTTGGGTCTCATATCCTTTCCCATTTAagtgaaatcacatttttctatattttattcttaaGATCATGTTAAGAAGCTGATCACACATATAAATTACGTATCATGGTGTATGTTTACGATAAAGTCACAATGATGCCCTCATGACTTTTACAGGTCGGCTCAAAGACAGACTGTTTTATGTGTATTGGGCCAATGGTGCCAGACGGTTATGGCGTCTGCTACAACCCAATGGATGATCACATCAACTTTGCTGTGACGGCCTTCAACAGCTGTGAAGAAACTAATGCCACCAAACTAGCACGGTTCCTCAAGGAAGCACTGCTGGACATGAAGGCTCTTCTGGAACAGACGCCTAAGCCAAGCAAGTGAGGCTGCTTACTGGGGGATAAGACAAAAGCAACAAGCAAAGAGGACCAGAGTGGAAACGTAACGctgggaagaagaagaagtattTGCTGTACCTGCATAAGTCCTCAGGCAGAACGTGAACATGCAGGACACTGACAGTTCTCTCACCCTTATTTCTTTGATCAGCTTGCCATGACGTTAATGTTTGTCCCACAAACATTTTAGTAAGGATCTCTGATGCTGGTGGAAAAAAATGGCACCACCATGTTGCAATGTGTTCATGATACTTCAGTATTTTTGTTAGCTGCTGTTTACTTAATGTTGCTGTTTACTGATGTCTGTCTGAAGGTTTGCTATTGGTATTCCATATCAAACCCGAGTTTTCTGCTCAACTGAAGCACTTAGCTAGTCTGCTTTATGACTGTGAGGTGTGTATCTAAAGCCACATATTTATTGGGATAAATATACATTTGGACACAGTACAGCTGTAAGATctacactgtgtttttttttgttttttttttacgaacttatgaaaaagaaaagtataaaTGTCCAGTGAATATGTATCATTAAACTAAAAGGTTCCTTTAGTTTCTTAGAACTAATAAGATTTTCACAAGAAGTTCACTTAAAAGAACATTATTTCatcaaaaatgttaacattgcAAATAATGAAAGCACTTTAGCATGAATTAGATCATGCTAATATATGTATGCTTATGGtatcttaaatttttttttttttgcaaaatagaGCATTCCTTTAAACACATTCCTGGATAAACTGATCAAGGACTAGATCAGTTTAGCCTCCTCAGGTTTAATATAAGAATACTGTGCTCTAAATGCTCCCTTCATTTGCTGGTATTCCCCATGGAATTCCACTTCCGCCCTGCTTCCTGTAGAACTCCAGTGGAAAAGCTGTTTGCCTTTAAATACTGCAGTTTTTACAGCGTCTACATCTCGGATCTGATGGATCAAAAACAGACATGCCTTGGCTTCATAACAAAAATTTGCAGGTCATTATTAAAATCAGTAAGTTCTTGTTCACCgttattacatttcattataataaaaaatagtaaataggGCTCACATCCTAATATTGCTGAGCGACAGGTGTCCCTGGGTCAACAAGGACAAAGAGTTGATTAGATGACTTCACCAGTAGCTTTCAATTTGACATAATGATTAGcattaaaaaatagaaacagtAGCCAAGCTAGCCAGGATTGTGCTTAAGTTAGCAATTTAACTAGATAGATTagctaatgttatttttatagctGTTGATAGTAGCTAGCAAGGTCACTAACAATCTAGCTCATGTTAGGGAAACTAATactgttatattgttatatatattattaatgttataccttaaatggttaaaataattaaaaccagGTGCCACGTTTGCAACCAGTTAGCTAACACCAGGCTAAATACTGTATCTTGTAAAGGCTTACAGCCAAATTTTGAACTATCTCAAAATCCCAAGCTTACTAGCAGGCTAGCCTAAGTATGGTATTGTGGTGATGCCATATATTCATAGTTTGTGATTTGCAGATCAAATTTAACTTAAAATCTGCCCCTGTTGGCCCAGGAGCACCACATATTCAGCAATATCAGGACATGGTAAAAGCTGCATGTTCAAGAAGTGCCCTAGGATTTAAGCTAGGTTGGAAAAAGACTAGATCTAGGTTCTCTTACCAGCACATATGCAGAGTCTGAGGAGGTTGTATTGAATACAGATAGCGCTCTGATCTGTATCCTTAATGCAGGCGGGGCATCAATGAACACCCGACAAGACTGCATGctggaggatgaggatgatgaactCCTAACTGGGTTCTCAATCAAACCAGATGGAGAGAACAGCTGAACATCACAATCTGAGGAGGGAAGCAAAACTTCAAGTCAGTGATTCGACTTACCAAACATCACaatttgattgtttttgtttttgtttttgattttgttttgccTGGATTGTGCTTCAAAAAAGACAATCTTACTTTTGTCAAAATAAGTTCTTGCCTGACCTTCATGATGGCTTTTCTTCATGTTCTTCTTACTCTGATAGGAAAGCAGCACTCCACTGCCAGGGGTGAGATGGCTTTGACGCACCAACAGAACATTAGAGCGTGAAGTCAGCGTCTTTCCAGCCATCTTTTCACAGATTTGCCTCAGAGACTTTCTCTCATAAAGGGCAAGATTCTCTtctaaacatgcacacaaacacacacaattcgAATTCGTAAGCCCCAGCCTTGCAAGGTATAAAAGCAGATTCATCTGGTCACTCACTGTGTCTACAGTTAAGAGAGCTGGACTCAATTCTGATTTGGATAACTTCATCCAGAGGACGGCCAATAGAGATGAAACACCGTCTCTCACTGACATTCCTTAGGTCAATGATTCCCGTGTCCTGAAGAAATAGCTGCCCACACAAACCTGCAGCAGAATGTCAATAGATATCTTTAATAAGAAGATCTGACTGTTTCTTTCATCTATCCAGCAAAGGGTATGGTGCGTCCTGTGACATCTATAAAACtttatagtttttaaaatagtgtATAAAATTTATACACTAATTTTATCATGCCACCCCTGTAAATTCTGGTGCCCACAGCTTGCCACCTTACTGCTCTGTGGAGGTTGTGTCGACAATGTTGTGGTGCTCCTCAACGCTGGTACTGTAGGTACAACTTCTGAGAACTTCTCAGTGTCTCCAGCAGGTGCATATGTGGTCCTCTTCTCCTCATCCAAGAATTTCCATGCACTCGTCTTGCTCCAGGCCTCTGGTTTCTGGGTAGGAGCAGTGCTTGGACCCAGGGTGGAGCAGTTGGCACTGTAGCAGGCCTGGATAGTGATGGGTTTGGGAAGGTGGACGCAGAGGATGGGAGTGATGGGTAGAGGGCTGGACGGCCCAAGGCATGAGACAGTCCGAGACTGGATCCCATAACCACAAGAGACTGAACACtacagatgagagagagatagagagagagag
It contains:
- the zgc:154046 gene encoding carnitine O-acetyltransferase-like isoform X1 → MLSVLARAASRAVPTRLARPVVVVQIRDNSLAHQDGLPNLPVPPLRQTCERYMAALEPLVSEEELDHTRQLMAEFLSSGGVGERLQKGLERRARKTENWLSDWWMQSAYLDSRMPIPVYTSPGVVLPQMHFQDRQGQMRFAAKLIAGVLDFKRMIDSETLPVEYLGGKPLCMDQYYQVLSSCRIPGPKKDTMVNHAIGKTPPTHITVVHNFQFFVLDVYNSDGTPLTVDQLYMQLEKIWNSSLQTNKEPIGILTSNHRNTWGKAYNNLIKDKTNKESVRAIQKSIFLVCLDAPMPRASDEIYYSKVAAQMLHGGGSRWNSGNRWFDKTLQFIVGEDGSCGLTYEHAPAEGPPIVFLVDHVVEYMKKTEMVRTPMIPLSMPQKLRFNITPEIKKDIEKAKQNMNIMVQDLDVRVLNFSHYGRKYLKSYNTSPDAFIQMALQLAYYRIYNVCCPTYESASLRMFKLGRTEAIRSTSTESLKFVQAMDDNSKQNAEKMALLEKAISAHRDYTHMAIHGQAIDRHLLGLKMQSIEDLTSLPEIFMDTSYAVAMHFNLLTSQVGSKTDCFMCIGPMVPDGYGVCYNPMDDHINFAVTAFNSCEETNATKLARFLKEALLDMKALLEQTPKPSK
- the zgc:154046 gene encoding carnitine O-acetyltransferase-like isoform X2, which gives rise to MVCPTCQCHRSDRHANATWLHSNHSCLRRSWTTHASSWLSSCPPVASGKGCRKDWRDEHAKLRTGFAAKLIAGVLDFKRMIDSETLPVEYLGGKPLCMDQYYQVLSSCRIPGPKKDTMVNHAIGKTPPTHITVVHNFQFFVLDVYNSDGTPLTVDQLYMQLEKIWNSSLQTNKEPIGILTSNHRNTWGKAYNNLIKDKTNKESVRAIQKSIFLVCLDAPMPRASDEIYYSKVAAQMLHGGGSRWNSGNRWFDKTLQFIVGEDGSCGLTYEHAPAEGPPIVFLVDHVVEYMKKTEMVRTPMIPLSMPQKLRFNITPEIKKDIEKAKQNMNIMVQDLDVRVLNFSHYGRKYLKSYNTSPDAFIQMALQLAYYRIYNVCCPTYESASLRMFKLGRTEAIRSTSTESLKFVQAMDDNSKQNAEKMALLEKAISAHRDYTHMAIHGQAIDRHLLGLKMQSIEDLTSLPEIFMDTSYAVAMHFNLLTSQVGSKTDCFMCIGPMVPDGYGVCYNPMDDHINFAVTAFNSCEETNATKLARFLKEALLDMKALLEQTPKPSK